The nucleotide sequence AATACTATAGAAACTTGCTTTGCGAGTATCTGGAATCAGATTCAGTAACCCTACCTGAACCAGAGTGGCACCAATTGCAACCATTTTATTGCTACTGCCCTTAAAAGCAGAGAGAAATCCATAATTCACTAAGCGACCCCCCTGACACAGCAATCGGTATGACCGCCACAGGTTGAGACCTCCGATCGCATCAAACACTACATCAATGCCGCCTGTTGTCAGTTGGCGGATGCGATCGCCAAAATCTTCACTCTGGTAATCAATCGGAATGCCACCCAGTTGGGACACCAGCGCGTGTTTTGCCTGAGCCTCGGTTCCGTACATTTCTAAGCCAGCCAGTTTCCCCAATTCGAGCAGGGCAGTGCCTACCCCGCCCCCAGCTCCATGAATCAGAATTCGCTCTTCAGCCTCTACTCTGGCAACCCGATGTAGCATCTGGTAAGCTGTCAGATAATGCAACACAACACTGACAGCTAGAATGGAGTCCGCAGACTCTGGTACCGGGACGAGATCATGAGCGGGAATACATAAAAACTCACTGTAACCGCCTACAATAGTGAGTGCTACAACCCGTTGCCCCAGTGTAAAGTCAGAGACTTCCTGACCCAACTTATCTATGGTGCCAACGATGTTATAGCCGGGAGAGTAGGGTAGTTCAGGCACGCCAGGATAGACACCTTCACGCATCATGACATCAGTAAATGCGACCCCCGTTGCCAGAATTTTCACCCGAACTTCACCTGCTTTTGGTTCTCGAAGTTCATCTTCAACCATTTTCAAAACATCAGGTCCCCCTGGGTGGGTAATGACAACGTGTTTGTATTTCATAATCGGCTGTCGAGTTACAGCAATAACAAAACCTGTTTCACAGTTAACTTTCAAGATAGCCTCTAACCTTGAGGAACTTGTGAGGGCTGTAATACTGGTGCAACTTTGAACCCATTGAATCTGAAGAGCACCAATGCATTGCGGCAGAAGTTTTTCACCACAAAGGCACGAAGGGACACAACGTTTCTTAAAGCCTATCCGAAAACTTCCTCAGTCTGGGTTTGAGCTTTGTCCATTGGGGCTTTTCGGATAGGTTTTTAGTGCGCCTGCTGTCTTTGTGGTTCAACCTGAAACTGGCGGGTTATTTTCGCCAACCTGCACTAAGCACCTGCTGCCATAGGCCGAGTCTGCTGGTTAAATTGGTTTCACAAATAGCTCACCTGATTCATCAAACCTGCCATCAAATTGATTTCTGTATGGACACTCTGGAACTTATCTGCCAGTTCCTCAAAGGTAATTTCTGCCTGTCCCTGGCAACCAATTAACACGGCTTCATCTCCCCACCTCACGGTCTGGGGCAGGTCCGTCACATCCACGGTGGTAATGTTGAGCGACACTCGCCCCACGACTGGGCAACGATGACCGTGGATCAGAACAATGCCTTTGTTGAACAGGGAGCGGGGATAACCTTCACC is from Leptothermofonsia sichuanensis E412 and encodes:
- a CDS encoding medium chain dehydrogenase/reductase family protein yields the protein MKYKHVVITHPGGPDVLKMVEDELREPKAGEVRVKILATGVAFTDVMMREGVYPGVPELPYSPGYNIVGTIDKLGQEVSDFTLGQRVVALTIVGGYSEFLCIPAHDLVPVPESADSILAVSVVLHYLTAYQMLHRVARVEAEERILIHGAGGGVGTALLELGKLAGLEMYGTEAQAKHALVSQLGGIPIDYQSEDFGDRIRQLTTGGIDVVFDAIGGLNLWRSYRLLCQGGRLVNYGFLSAFKGSSNKMVAIGATLVQVGLLNLIPDTRKASFYSIASYKTKHPDWYREDLTILLNLLAGGQIKPVIADCLPLAEAIHAHELLDQGAVSGTLILICNQ